In Streptomyces nojiriensis, the sequence GAAGTTCCCCACGTCCGGCCCCTTCCCGCGATTTCTGACGGACCGTTAGATTCTATGGGTAGTCAGATGCACCTGCACAAGCCCTCGTTGCCGTCGTAACCGCCGCATCCACGCAAGGAGCTGTCGACGCCCATGACCCTGCCCGCCGAGTTCCACGACATCGCCAAGCGCGTCAACAACTGGGGGCGCTGGGGCGCCGGCGACGAGATCGGCACCCTGAACCTGATCACCGACGAGGTGGTCCGGGGCGCCGCGGCCGAGATCCGCACCGGCCGCCGGATCCCGCTCGCCCTCCCGCTCAAGGAGGACGGGGTCCAGGTCGGCATGATCCCCGGCCGGATCAACCCGCTGCACACGATGGTGCAGATCAACCAGGAGCTCTTCGGCCCCGGCACGGTCGCGTGCAGCGACGACGCCGTGAGCATGGGCCTCCAGGCGGGCACCCACTGGGACGCCCTCACCCACGTCTCGCACTCGGGGAAGATCTACAACGGCCGCCCGGCCGGCACCATCACGGCGCACGGCCGCGCCGAGTTCAGCGGCATAGACAAGGCCGGCCACATCGTCTCGCGCGGGGTGCTCCTCGACGTCGCGCGCGCCAAGGGACTCGACCGGCTGCCGGGCGGCCACGCGGTGACCCCCGGGGACCTCGACGAGGCCGAGGAGTTCGGCGGGGTCACCGTCCGCCCCGGCGACATCGTCCTGGTGCGCACCGGCCAGATCCAGGTCTACCTGGCGGGCGACAAGCACGGCTACGGCTTCCCCTCGCCCGGGCTGTCCGTCCGTACGCCCGAGTGGTTCCACGCGCGGGACGTGGCGGCCGTCGCGAACGACACCCTGACCTTCGAGATCTTCCCGCCGGAGATCGAGAACCTGTGGCTCCCGGTCCACGCCCTCGACCTCGTCGAGATGGGCATGCACCAGGGCCAGAACTGGAATCTCGAAAAGTTGTCCACAGCCTGTGCAGAAGAGAACCGGTACGCCTTCCTCCTCTCCGCGATGCCGGAACCCTTCGTCGGCGGCACCGGAACCCCGGTGGCCCCGGTGGCAGTCCTCTGACCCGAGGACTGCGCCCCGGCGGCTTCGGCCGCCCGGCCCCCGGGGCGTACACCGGAGTGGAACCGTGAGGTGTACATGGCGCGTCACCGTTCGCGTGCGTCACACCCCGTCCCCGCCACGTTCCCCGCAGGAGAAGCCCGCATGGCCAACCCGTACCAGGTAACGCCGCCACCTGCCCCCAGACGCCGCTCGGGCGGCAACGTCGTCACCGTCATCGTGCTCGCCGTGGTCATCATCGGCGGCTACTTCTTCATGCAGTCGCTCCGCAAGGACGACGGCAAGCCCTCGGCGTCCCCCTCGGCCTCCCCCTCCGCCAAGCCCACCGCCAAGGACCCGGGATCCCCCGAGTCCTCCTCCGACACCTCCAGCGCGTGGATGGTCGGCGACTGCGGCGGCCCCGACCCGGCGAAGGCCCCCGACGGGTACAAGCGGCAGGGCTGCTCCGACTCCGGCGCCACCTTCAAGGCCATCGACATCAAGGAAGCCAGCATCCTCCCGGGCGCGATCCAGTGCCCGCCCGGCACGGACCTGATGATCGACGTGAGCATCTCCTACGGCGGCAAGTCGAGCGGCATCCCCACCAACACGGTCTGCGGCCGCAACCTCTCGGGCGACCACCCCGGCGACGCCGGCGCCGGCGGCGGCCAGCTGGTGAAGGGTGACTGCGTGACCTCCCAGGCCAAGGAGGTCGCCTGCGGCGGCTCGGGCGCCCGGAAGGTCCTCGGCCTCGTCAAGACGAAGGCCGAGTGCCCCTCCGGCACCACCGACCCGATCGAGCTGACCATCGCGATCGGCCGCCCGTACGACGTGATCTGCACCGACGGCTGAGACGCCCCGGCGGCGCCACACGACCGCCCGCCGCCCCGGCCCGCCGCCCGGAACGGCGGGTGGTGGGCGGTCGGCCGCCCTGCCGCACCGGCGACCGCCCGCCGTTGGCCGCCGCCGGCGCCGGCGGCGGCGGCGAAAATTCCGTGCCCCGGCGGCGGTGAAGGCGCAGACTCGGCCCATGGCGGACATGCGGGCATTCCGGGAAGCGGTCGACGGCTGGGCGAGCGGCGGGTCCGGCGAGGCCGCGAGCGAGCTGGCCGCCCGCCTGGACGTGCGGACGGCGGTGCTGCTGGAAGGACCCAGCGACCACGCGGCCGTCGAGGCACTGGCCGCACGGCGCGGCCGCGACCTCGCCGCCGAGGGCGTGTGCATCCTGCCGATGGGCGGGGCGATGAGCGTGGCCCGCTACACCGGCCTCCTCGGGCCGCCCGGCCTCGGCCTGCGCCTGACCGGACTGTGCGACGAGCGCGAGCAGCCCTTCTACGACCGCGCGCTGGACCGGGCCGGGGCGCCGCGGCAGGGCTTCTTCGTGTGCGTGGCGGACCTGGAGGACGAACTCATCCGCGCGCTGGGCACCGAGAGGATCGAGGAGATCCTCCGGGCCGAGGGCGATCTCCGCTCCTGGGAGACCTTCGTACGCCAGCCCGCCCAGCACGGTCGGCCCCGGCAGCGGCAGTTGCGGCGCTTCCTCGGCACGAAGAAGGGCCGCAAGATCCGCTACGGTCGCCTCCTCGTCGAGGCCCTCGAACCGGACCGGACCCCGGCCCCGCTCGACGGTCTCCTCGCGGCGCTGTGACCCACGCCGGCCTCAGCCGGTCTCCTTGACGCAGGTCCGGTCCTTCGCGGGCAGTTTGCCGGTGGCCAGGTACCTGTTGACCTGGTCGTCCACGCAGGTGTTGGCGTAACTCCCGTAGAGGGCGTGCCGGTTCGCGCCCTCCAGAGTGATCAGTCTGGAGCTCGGCAGCTGTCGGCGCAGCTCGACGCTGCCCTTGTACGTGGTGCGCGGATCGCCGGTGGCGGCCACGATCAGCGCGGGGGCATCACGCCGTACCCGGGTGGGCTCCTCGCGCGGCCGGTCCCAGAAGGCGCACGGGTTGATGTTGCGGGTCAGCGGGCCGAACAGGGGATGCGCGGCGCGGCTGCGCTCGATGTCCCGCCAGTACTGCTCGGGATCGCGCCCGGCGGCCACGTCCCCGCAGATGATCGCGGACTGCGCTCCCGTGGGCTCGCCCTCCCCGCGCAGCGCGTACCGGAGCTCCCCGGCGAACCCCGCGGGCAGCGTGGTGGGCGCCCCGCCGACGGCCTCGACCAGTACGGACAGCAGCTCGCCGAAGGACGCCCGCGCGGGCTCGGTGTCGTCCGCGATGCCCGAGAACAGCAGGAGCGGCACCTGACTGTCGTCGATCCGGAAGGCGTCGGCGCCCGAACCGATGGTCAGCGGGCCGCGCGCGGATGCCGCGACGACGCGGTCGACGGAGGCGAGCACCTCGGCGCGGGTGCGGCCGAGGCCGTAGGTGCCGTGGCGCTCCGCCGCCCAGCCCGCCCAGTCGGACAGCGCCTTCTCGTTCTCGCGCTCCGTGCCCTCCAGCAGCCGGGGGCGGTAGTCGCCCGGGTCGATCGCCCCGTCGAGCACCATCCGGTCGTGGCGGCCGGGGAACATCTGGGTGTAGACCGTGCCCAGGTAGGTGCCGTAGGAGTAGCCCAGGTAGGAGATCTTCCGCTCGCCGAGCGCGCCGCGGATGACGTCCATGTCGCGGGCGGTGTTGCGGGTGCTGATGTGCGGGAGCACGGAGGCGCCGGTGGCCCGGCACTTGTCGGCCAGGCTCTTCTGCAGGGCGACCTGCCGGTCGAAGCCCGCCCGGTCTGCGCCGGCCGACAACC encodes:
- a CDS encoding cyclase family protein codes for the protein MTLPAEFHDIAKRVNNWGRWGAGDEIGTLNLITDEVVRGAAAEIRTGRRIPLALPLKEDGVQVGMIPGRINPLHTMVQINQELFGPGTVACSDDAVSMGLQAGTHWDALTHVSHSGKIYNGRPAGTITAHGRAEFSGIDKAGHIVSRGVLLDVARAKGLDRLPGGHAVTPGDLDEAEEFGGVTVRPGDIVLVRTGQIQVYLAGDKHGYGFPSPGLSVRTPEWFHARDVAAVANDTLTFEIFPPEIENLWLPVHALDLVEMGMHQGQNWNLEKLSTACAEENRYAFLLSAMPEPFVGGTGTPVAPVAVL
- a CDS encoding TOPRIM nucleotidyl transferase/hydrolase domain-containing protein; this translates as MADMRAFREAVDGWASGGSGEAASELAARLDVRTAVLLEGPSDHAAVEALAARRGRDLAAEGVCILPMGGAMSVARYTGLLGPPGLGLRLTGLCDEREQPFYDRALDRAGAPRQGFFVCVADLEDELIRALGTERIEEILRAEGDLRSWETFVRQPAQHGRPRQRQLRRFLGTKKGRKIRYGRLLVEALEPDRTPAPLDGLLAAL
- a CDS encoding alpha/beta hydrolase, with protein sequence MRSHEAAEAPPTADRTLGPAARRASSVGLALAACLAVTPTLAVAAEAASAGAAPPSASAANRSGAGLDRYYRQRPAWGSCVTGPDDTTGPDLDGAGVQCADVTVPLDYAAPRGRTITVAISRLKSTDTRHRIGAILLNTGGPGGPALAHPPTARAAMKEVGARYDIVGFDPRFVGRSTPLDCGWPLGMTWLSAGADRAGFDRQVALQKSLADKCRATGASVLPHISTRNTARDMDVIRGALGERKISYLGYSYGTYLGTVYTQMFPGRHDRMVLDGAIDPGDYRPRLLEGTERENEKALSDWAGWAAERHGTYGLGRTRAEVLASVDRVVAASARGPLTIGSGADAFRIDDSQVPLLLFSGIADDTEPARASFGELLSVLVEAVGGAPTTLPAGFAGELRYALRGEGEPTGAQSAIICGDVAAGRDPEQYWRDIERSRAAHPLFGPLTRNINPCAFWDRPREEPTRVRRDAPALIVAATGDPRTTYKGSVELRRQLPSSRLITLEGANRHALYGSYANTCVDDQVNRYLATGKLPAKDRTCVKETG